The Pan troglodytes isolate AG18354 chromosome 1, NHGRI_mPanTro3-v2.0_pri, whole genome shotgun sequence genome includes a region encoding these proteins:
- the SH2D1B gene encoding SH2 domain-containing protein 1B — MDLPYYHGRLTKQDCETLLLKEGVDGNFLLRDSESIPGVLCLCVSFKNIVYTYRIFREKHGYYRIQTAEGSPKQVFPSLKELISKFEKPNQGTVVHLLKPIKRTSPSLRWRGLKLELETFVNSNSDYVDVLP, encoded by the exons ATGGATCTGCCTTACTACCACGGACGTCTGACCAAGCAAGACTGTGAGACCTTGCTGCTCAAGGAAGGGGTGGATGGTAactttcttttaagagacagcgAGTCGATACCAGGAGTCCTGTGCCTCTGTGTCTC GTTTAAAAATATTGTCTACACATACCGAATCTTCAGAGAGAAACACGGGTATTACAGGATACAG ACTGCAGAAGGTTCTCCAAAACAGGTCTTTCCAAGCCTAAAGGAACTGATCTCCAAATTTGAAAAACCAAATCAGGGGACGGTGGTTCACCTTTTAAAGCCAATAAAGAGAACCAGCCCCAGCTTGAGATGGAGAGGATTGAAATTAGAGTTGGAAACATTTGTG aACAGTAACAGCGATTATGTGGATGTCTTGCCTTGA